The proteins below come from a single Malus domestica chromosome 03, GDT2T_hap1 genomic window:
- the LOC103432705 gene encoding cullin-1-like isoform X1: MERKVIELDQGWDYMQKGITKLKKILEGLPEPQFNSEEYMMLYTTIYNMCTQKPPNDYSQQLYDKYREAFEEYITSTVLPALREKHDEFMLRELVKRWANHKLMVRWLSRFFHYLDRYFIARRSLPALKEVGLTCFRDLVYREVNANARIAVIGLIDKEREGEQIDRALLKNVVDIFVEIGMGQMESYEEDFEAHFLVDSGEYYSRKAANWILTDSCPEYMLKAKECLKREKERVNNYLHSSSEQKLVEKVQHELLVVYATQLLEKEGSGCRALLRLDKADGLSRIFRLYNKIPKGLDPVSLVFKQHITAEGTALVQQAEDAAANQASGGAGTQEQALIKNIIELHDKYMKYVDESFQNHTLFHKALKEAFEVFCNKSVSGSSSAELLAGFCDNILKKGGSDKLSDEAIEEMLEKVVKLLAYISDKDLYAEFYRKKLARRLLFDRSANEDHERSILTKLKQQCGGQFTSKMEGMVTDLTIARDNQKGFEEYLQSNPAVNPGMDLTVTVLTTGYWPSYKSFDLNLPEEMVRCVEVFKSFYETKTKHRKLTWIYSLGTCNVTGKFDTRPIELVVSTYQAALLLLFNSADKLSYSEILTQLNLTHDDLVRLLHSLSCAKYKILTKQPITKTISTNDSFEFNKKFTDKMRRIKIPLPPVDERKKVIEDVDKDRRYAIDAAIVRIMKSRKVLGHQQLVMECVEQLGKMFKPDIKAIKKRIEDLITRDYLERDKENPNMFKYLA; the protein is encoded by the exons ATGGAGCGCAAAGTTATTGAGTTGGATCAAGGATGGGACTATATGCAGAAGGGGATCACGAAGCTGAAGAAGATCCTAGAGGGGTTACCGGAGCCTCAGTTCAACTCAGAAGAATATATGATGCTTTACAC AACCATCTATAACATGTGTACTCAGAAGCCCCCCAATGATTACTCTCAGCAGCTATATGACAAATATCGGGAGGCATTTGAGGAATACATTACTTCAACG GTGCTGCCTGCTCTTAGAGAGAAGCATGATGAGTTTATGCTGCGGGAGCTTGTTAAAAGATGGGCAAACCATAAACTGATGGTTAGGTGGCTATCACGCTTCTTTCATTACCTTGATCGTTACTTCATTGCAAGAAGGTCACTTCCTGCACTCAAGGAAGTTGGACTAACCTGCTTTCGTGATTTG GTTTATCGGGAGGTCAATGCTAATGCCAGAATTGCTGTTATTGGTCTT ATTGATAAAGAACGTGAGGGAGAGCAGATTGATAGAGCACTATTGAAGAATGTGGTAGATATATTTGTTGAAATTGGAATGGGTCAAATGGAGTCTTATGAAGAGGACTTTGAAGCACACTTTCTAGTAGATAGTGGTGAATACTATTCTCGTAAAGCAGCAAATTGGATTTTGACAGATTCTTGTCCGGAGTACATGTTGAAGGCAA AGGAATGCTTGAAaagggagaaggagagagttAATAACTACCTTCATTCAAGCAGTGAACAAAAGCTTGTGGAG AAAGTGCAACATGAGTTGTTGGTGGTTTATGCAACTCAACTGCTTGAGAAGGAGGGTTCTGGATGTCGTGCTTTACTGAGATTGGATAAG GCTGACGGTCTTTCTAGGATATTTAGACTTTACAACAAAATACCTAAAGGCTTGGACCCTGTTAGTCTTGTATTTAAACAG CATATTACTGCCGAAGGTACAGCCTTGGTTCAACAGGCTGAAGATGCTGCAGCTAACCAG GCTTCAGGTGGAGCTGGCACACAGGAACAG GCTCTTATCAAAAACATAATTGAGCTGCATGACAAGTATATGAAATATGTTGATGAAAGCTTTCAGAACCACACACTCTTTCACAAG GCGTTGAAAGAGGCTTTTGAGGTATTTTGCAATAAATCCGTTTCTGGGAGTTCAAGTGCTGAATTACTTGCTGGATTCTGTGATAATATCCTCAAGAAGGGTGGCAGTGATAAGTTGAGTGATGAGGCCATAGAAGAAATGCTTGAGAAG GTTGTTAAGCTGCTTGCTTATATCAGTGACAAAGACCTTTATGCAGAATTCTACAG GAAAAAACTAGCCCGTCGGTTACTTTTTGATCGGAGTGCCAATGAGGACCACGAAAGAAGTATTCTGACAAAGCTGAAGCAGCAATGTGGTGGACAGTTTACGTCAAAAATGGAGGGAATG GTCACAGATTTGACAATAGCTCGAGACAACCAGAAAGGGTTTGAGGAATATCTTCAAAGTAACCCTGCTGTAAATCCTGGGATGGACTTGACAGTCACTGTACTTACAACTGGCTACTGGCCAAGTTATAAATCGTTTGATCTTAACCTTCCTGAAGAGATG GTTAGGTGTGTtgaagttttcaagtcattctATGAAACAAAAACGAAACACCGGAAACTTACATGGATTTACTCATTGGGCACGTGCAATGTTACTGGCAAGTTTGACACCAGACCGATTGAATTGGTCGTGTCAACCTATCAG gCTGCTCTCTTGCTCCTCTTCAACAGTGCTGATAAATTGAGCTATTCAGAAATACTGACTCAGTTGAACCTTACTCACGACGACTTGGTTAGATTGCTTCATTCGCTCTCGTGTGCCAAGTACAAGATTCTCACCAAGCAGCCAATTACAAAGACCATCTCAACGAATGACAGCTTTGAATTCAACAAGAAGTTCACAGATAAAATGAGAAGAATTAAG ATTCCTCTCCCACCAGTGGACGAAAGGAAGAAGGTGATTGAAGATGTTGACAAAGACCGGAGATATGCTATTGATGCTGCTATTGTTAGGATCATGAAGAGTCGAAAAGTTTTGGGTCATCAACAATTAGTCATGGAGTGCGTTGAGCAGCTGGGAAAAATGTTCAAG CCGGACATAAAAGCGATTAAGAAGCGGATTGAAGATCTCATCACTCGGGACTACCTGGAGAGGGACAAGGAAAACCCCAACATGTTCAAGTATCTTGCCTGA
- the LOC103432705 gene encoding cullin-1-like (The RefSeq protein has 1 substitution compared to this genomic sequence) — MERKVIELDQGWDYMQKGITKLKKILEGLPEPQFNSEEYMMLYTTIYNMCTQKPPNDYSQQLYDKYREAFEEYITSTVLPALREKHDEFMLRELVKRWANHKLMVRWLSRFFHYLDRYFIARRSLPALKEVGLTCFRDLVYREVNANARIAVIGLIDKEREGEQIDRALLKNVVDIFVEIGMGQMESYEEDFEAHFLLDSGEYYSRKAANWILTDSCPEYMLKAEECLKREKERVNNYLHSSSEQKLVEKVQHELLVVYATQLLEKEGSGCRALLRLDKADGLSRIFRLYNKIPKGLDPVSLVFKQHITAEGTALVQQAEDAAANQASGGAGTQEQALIKNIIELHDKYMKYVDESFQNHTLFHKALKEAFEVFCNKSVSGSSSAELLAGFCDNILKKGGSDKLSDEAIEEMLEKVVKLLAYISDKDLYAEFYRKKLARRLLFDRSANEDHERSILTKLKQQCGGQFTSKMEGMVTDLTIARDNQKGFEEYLQSNPAVNPGMDLTVTVLTTGYWPSYKSFDLNLPEEMVRCVEVFKSFYETKTKHRKLTWIYSLGTCNVTGKFDTRPIELVVSTYQAALLLLFNSADKLSYSEILTQLNLTHDDLVRLLHSLSCAKYKILTKQPITKTISTNDSFEFNKKFTDKMRRIKIPLPPVDERKKVIEDVDKDRRYAIDAAIVRIMKSRKVLGHQQLVMECVEQLGKMFKPDIKAIKKRIEDLITRDYLERDKENPNMFKYLA, encoded by the exons ATGGAGCGCAAAGTTATTGAGTTGGATCAAGGATGGGACTATATGCAGAAGGGGATCACGAAGCTGAAGAAGATCCTAGAGGGGTTACCGGAGCCTCAGTTCAACTCAGAAGAATATATGATGCTTTACAC AACCATCTATAACATGTGTACTCAGAAGCCCCCCAATGATTACTCTCAGCAGCTATATGACAAATATCGGGAGGCATTTGAGGAATACATTACTTCAACG GTGCTGCCTGCTCTTAGAGAGAAGCATGATGAGTTTATGCTGCGGGAGCTTGTTAAAAGATGGGCAAACCATAAACTGATGGTTAGGTGGCTATCACGCTTCTTTCATTACCTTGATCGTTACTTCATTGCAAGAAGGTCACTTCCTGCACTCAAGGAAGTTGGACTAACCTGCTTTCGTGATTTG GTTTATCGGGAGGTCAATGCTAATGCCAGAATTGCTGTTATTGGTCTT ATTGATAAAGAACGTGAGGGAGAGCAGATTGATAGAGCACTATTGAAGAATGTGGTAGATATATTTGTTGAAATTGGAATGGGTCAAATGGAGTCTTATGAAGAGGACTTTGAAGCACACTTTCTAGTAGATAGTGGTGAATACTATTCTCGTAAAGCAGCAAATTGGATTTTGACAGATTCTTGTCCGGAGTACATGTTGAAG GCAGAGGAATGCTTGAAaagggagaaggagagagttAATAACTACCTTCATTCAAGCAGTGAACAAAAGCTTGTGGAG AAAGTGCAACATGAGTTGTTGGTGGTTTATGCAACTCAACTGCTTGAGAAGGAGGGTTCTGGATGTCGTGCTTTACTGAGATTGGATAAG GCTGACGGTCTTTCTAGGATATTTAGACTTTACAACAAAATACCTAAAGGCTTGGACCCTGTTAGTCTTGTATTTAAACAG CATATTACTGCCGAAGGTACAGCCTTGGTTCAACAGGCTGAAGATGCTGCAGCTAACCAG GCTTCAGGTGGAGCTGGCACACAGGAACAG GCTCTTATCAAAAACATAATTGAGCTGCATGACAAGTATATGAAATATGTTGATGAAAGCTTTCAGAACCACACACTCTTTCACAAG GCGTTGAAAGAGGCTTTTGAGGTATTTTGCAATAAATCCGTTTCTGGGAGTTCAAGTGCTGAATTACTTGCTGGATTCTGTGATAATATCCTCAAGAAGGGTGGCAGTGATAAGTTGAGTGATGAGGCCATAGAAGAAATGCTTGAGAAG GTTGTTAAGCTGCTTGCTTATATCAGTGACAAAGACCTTTATGCAGAATTCTACAG GAAAAAACTAGCCCGTCGGTTACTTTTTGATCGGAGTGCCAATGAGGACCACGAAAGAAGTATTCTGACAAAGCTGAAGCAGCAATGTGGTGGACAGTTTACGTCAAAAATGGAGGGAATG GTCACAGATTTGACAATAGCTCGAGACAACCAGAAAGGGTTTGAGGAATATCTTCAAAGTAACCCTGCTGTAAATCCTGGGATGGACTTGACAGTCACTGTACTTACAACTGGCTACTGGCCAAGTTATAAATCGTTTGATCTTAACCTTCCTGAAGAGATG GTTAGGTGTGTtgaagttttcaagtcattctATGAAACAAAAACGAAACACCGGAAACTTACATGGATTTACTCATTGGGCACGTGCAATGTTACTGGCAAGTTTGACACCAGACCGATTGAATTGGTCGTGTCAACCTATCAG gCTGCTCTCTTGCTCCTCTTCAACAGTGCTGATAAATTGAGCTATTCAGAAATACTGACTCAGTTGAACCTTACTCACGACGACTTGGTTAGATTGCTTCATTCGCTCTCGTGTGCCAAGTACAAGATTCTCACCAAGCAGCCAATTACAAAGACCATCTCAACGAATGACAGCTTTGAATTCAACAAGAAGTTCACAGATAAAATGAGAAGAATTAAG ATTCCTCTCCCACCAGTGGACGAAAGGAAGAAGGTGATTGAAGATGTTGACAAAGACCGGAGATATGCTATTGATGCTGCTATTGTTAGGATCATGAAGAGTCGAAAAGTTTTGGGTCATCAACAATTAGTCATGGAGTGCGTTGAGCAGCTGGGAAAAATGTTCAAG CCGGACATAAAAGCGATTAAGAAGCGGATTGAAGATCTCATCACTCGGGACTACCTGGAGAGGGACAAGGAAAACCCCAACATGTTCAAGTATCTTGCCTGA
- the LOC103432705 gene encoding cullin-1-like isoform X2, with the protein MERKVIELDQGWDYMQKGITKLKKILEGLPEPQFNSEEYMMLYTTIYNMCTQKPPNDYSQQLYDKYREAFEEYITSTVLPALREKHDEFMLRELVKRWANHKLMVRWLSRFFHYLDRYFIARRSLPALKEVGLTCFRDLVYREVNANARIAVIGLIDKEREGEQIDRALLKNVVDIFVEIGMGQMESYEEDFEAHFLVDSGEYYSRKAANWILTDSCPEYMLKAEECLKREKERVNNYLHSSSEQKLVEKVQHELLVVYATQLLEKEGSGCRALLRLDKADGLSRIFRLYNKIPKGLDPVSLVFKQHITAEGTALVQQAEDAAANQASGGAGTQEQALIKNIIELHDKYMKYVDESFQNHTLFHKALKEAFEVFCNKSVSGSSSAELLAGFCDNILKKGGSDKLSDEAIEEMLEKVVKLLAYISDKDLYAEFYRKKLARRLLFDRSANEDHERSILTKLKQQCGGQFTSKMEGMVTDLTIARDNQKGFEEYLQSNPAVNPGMDLTVTVLTTGYWPSYKSFDLNLPEEMVRCVEVFKSFYETKTKHRKLTWIYSLGTCNVTGKFDTRPIELVVSTYQAALLLLFNSADKLSYSEILTQLNLTHDDLVRLLHSLSCAKYKILTKQPITKTISTNDSFEFNKKFTDKMRRIKIPLPPVDERKKVIEDVDKDRRYAIDAAIVRIMKSRKVLGHQQLVMECVEQLGKMFKPDIKAIKKRIEDLITRDYLERDKENPNMFKYLA; encoded by the exons ATGGAGCGCAAAGTTATTGAGTTGGATCAAGGATGGGACTATATGCAGAAGGGGATCACGAAGCTGAAGAAGATCCTAGAGGGGTTACCGGAGCCTCAGTTCAACTCAGAAGAATATATGATGCTTTACAC AACCATCTATAACATGTGTACTCAGAAGCCCCCCAATGATTACTCTCAGCAGCTATATGACAAATATCGGGAGGCATTTGAGGAATACATTACTTCAACG GTGCTGCCTGCTCTTAGAGAGAAGCATGATGAGTTTATGCTGCGGGAGCTTGTTAAAAGATGGGCAAACCATAAACTGATGGTTAGGTGGCTATCACGCTTCTTTCATTACCTTGATCGTTACTTCATTGCAAGAAGGTCACTTCCTGCACTCAAGGAAGTTGGACTAACCTGCTTTCGTGATTTG GTTTATCGGGAGGTCAATGCTAATGCCAGAATTGCTGTTATTGGTCTT ATTGATAAAGAACGTGAGGGAGAGCAGATTGATAGAGCACTATTGAAGAATGTGGTAGATATATTTGTTGAAATTGGAATGGGTCAAATGGAGTCTTATGAAGAGGACTTTGAAGCACACTTTCTAGTAGATAGTGGTGAATACTATTCTCGTAAAGCAGCAAATTGGATTTTGACAGATTCTTGTCCGGAGTACATGTTGAAG GCAGAGGAATGCTTGAAaagggagaaggagagagttAATAACTACCTTCATTCAAGCAGTGAACAAAAGCTTGTGGAG AAAGTGCAACATGAGTTGTTGGTGGTTTATGCAACTCAACTGCTTGAGAAGGAGGGTTCTGGATGTCGTGCTTTACTGAGATTGGATAAG GCTGACGGTCTTTCTAGGATATTTAGACTTTACAACAAAATACCTAAAGGCTTGGACCCTGTTAGTCTTGTATTTAAACAG CATATTACTGCCGAAGGTACAGCCTTGGTTCAACAGGCTGAAGATGCTGCAGCTAACCAG GCTTCAGGTGGAGCTGGCACACAGGAACAG GCTCTTATCAAAAACATAATTGAGCTGCATGACAAGTATATGAAATATGTTGATGAAAGCTTTCAGAACCACACACTCTTTCACAAG GCGTTGAAAGAGGCTTTTGAGGTATTTTGCAATAAATCCGTTTCTGGGAGTTCAAGTGCTGAATTACTTGCTGGATTCTGTGATAATATCCTCAAGAAGGGTGGCAGTGATAAGTTGAGTGATGAGGCCATAGAAGAAATGCTTGAGAAG GTTGTTAAGCTGCTTGCTTATATCAGTGACAAAGACCTTTATGCAGAATTCTACAG GAAAAAACTAGCCCGTCGGTTACTTTTTGATCGGAGTGCCAATGAGGACCACGAAAGAAGTATTCTGACAAAGCTGAAGCAGCAATGTGGTGGACAGTTTACGTCAAAAATGGAGGGAATG GTCACAGATTTGACAATAGCTCGAGACAACCAGAAAGGGTTTGAGGAATATCTTCAAAGTAACCCTGCTGTAAATCCTGGGATGGACTTGACAGTCACTGTACTTACAACTGGCTACTGGCCAAGTTATAAATCGTTTGATCTTAACCTTCCTGAAGAGATG GTTAGGTGTGTtgaagttttcaagtcattctATGAAACAAAAACGAAACACCGGAAACTTACATGGATTTACTCATTGGGCACGTGCAATGTTACTGGCAAGTTTGACACCAGACCGATTGAATTGGTCGTGTCAACCTATCAG gCTGCTCTCTTGCTCCTCTTCAACAGTGCTGATAAATTGAGCTATTCAGAAATACTGACTCAGTTGAACCTTACTCACGACGACTTGGTTAGATTGCTTCATTCGCTCTCGTGTGCCAAGTACAAGATTCTCACCAAGCAGCCAATTACAAAGACCATCTCAACGAATGACAGCTTTGAATTCAACAAGAAGTTCACAGATAAAATGAGAAGAATTAAG ATTCCTCTCCCACCAGTGGACGAAAGGAAGAAGGTGATTGAAGATGTTGACAAAGACCGGAGATATGCTATTGATGCTGCTATTGTTAGGATCATGAAGAGTCGAAAAGTTTTGGGTCATCAACAATTAGTCATGGAGTGCGTTGAGCAGCTGGGAAAAATGTTCAAG CCGGACATAAAAGCGATTAAGAAGCGGATTGAAGATCTCATCACTCGGGACTACCTGGAGAGGGACAAGGAAAACCCCAACATGTTCAAGTATCTTGCCTGA